Proteins found in one Phycisphaerae bacterium genomic segment:
- a CDS encoding ABC transporter permease: MSTIPLDFATGHAGAASTLPPTPDAATTPASLPTLDIRPRFGWQAVDFKELLRFHELLYFLVWRDIKVQYKQTVLGPAWAVLRPLANLVVFSFVFGKLAGMPSQGAPYPLFLYAGLLPWTFFSAAVLGATGSLLNNAHLLSKVYFPRVILPTSSVFAELTSLAISFLIYGCMMLGYGYLPGASVMLLPVLVLLTVITALGIGYLLAGLTVMYHDVRFVIGSLMGAWMYVSPVIYPADLVPGKLRWLLMVNPMTGIIDAYRSALLNQPFNWLSLSFSAVIAVGVFLFGLYFFYRTERHFVDVA; encoded by the coding sequence ATGAGTACGATACCTTTGGACTTCGCGACCGGCCATGCCGGGGCGGCCTCAACCCTGCCCCCGACCCCCGACGCGGCGACCACCCCGGCCAGCCTTCCGACCCTCGACATCCGCCCCCGCTTCGGCTGGCAGGCCGTCGACTTCAAGGAGCTCCTTCGCTTCCACGAGCTGCTCTACTTCCTGGTCTGGCGGGACATCAAAGTCCAGTACAAACAGACCGTCCTCGGACCAGCCTGGGCCGTGCTCCGGCCCCTGGCCAACTTGGTCGTCTTCTCCTTCGTCTTCGGCAAGCTGGCCGGAATGCCCTCCCAGGGCGCACCCTACCCCCTCTTCCTCTATGCCGGGTTGCTCCCCTGGACCTTCTTCTCCGCCGCCGTGCTCGGAGCCACCGGCAGCCTGCTCAACAACGCCCACTTGCTGTCCAAGGTCTACTTTCCCCGCGTGATCCTGCCAACCTCGAGTGTCTTCGCCGAACTCACCAGCCTGGCCATCAGCTTCCTGATCTACGGCTGCATGATGCTCGGCTACGGCTACTTGCCCGGGGCGTCTGTGATGCTCCTGCCCGTCCTGGTCTTGCTCACCGTCATCACCGCCCTCGGCATCGGCTACCTCCTCGCCGGCCTGACCGTCATGTACCACGATGTCCGCTTCGTCATCGGCTCCCTGATGGGCGCATGGATGTACGTCAGTCCGGTGATCTACCCGGCCGACCTCGTGCCCGGCAAGCTCCGCTGGCTGCTCATGGTCAACCCCATGACCGGGATCATCGATGCGTATCGTTCGGCCTTGCTGAACCAGCCGTTCAACTGGCTGTCCCTGAGCTTCTCGGCGGTGATCGCTGTAGGTGTTTTCCTGTTCGGTTTGTACTTCTTCTATCGGACGGAGAGGCACTTCGTGGACGTGGCATAG